A region of Ignatzschineria larvae DSM 13226 DNA encodes the following proteins:
- a CDS encoding MacB family efflux pump subunit — protein sequence MDIIKINHLYKQFGTEHQKIEILKDINLHIQKGDFVAIIGQSGSGKSTLMNIIGCLDTLSQGSYKIHDQEVKEMSVDQQAHLRSKTFGFIFQRYNLLANLTALENVALPAIYNGVATQERESRARQLLTDLGLEERIHNMPNTLSGGQQQRVSIARALMNGGEIILADEPTGALDSKSGKKVMEILIDLHQKGHTIILVTHDPKIAEYASRVIEIKDGEIIQDIRQNSNINTGLTYRASPRKNRFIEYQYMLIESFKMAIQAILSHKMRSLLTMLGIIIGIASVVTVIALGEGSTQNIMANINAMGTNTIEILPGKDFGDMHSNKIKTLTVQDANFLEKQSYIASTTPNSSSQGLISFSNQSVNGQLNGVGMQYFDVKGIKLVSGRFFNEDDINDQNSVIIIDQNTQKRLFANEDPLGKTLFFNKKPFKIIGITQETNNMGMNSENLNLWAPYTTVMYKITGGNTINSITVKIADQVNSQIAQENITQILITRHNRQDFFMINSDSIKQTIESTTSTMTLLISGIAFISLLVGGIGVMNIMLVSVKERIKEIGLRMAIGAQNRNILQQFLIEAILICTIGGILGLILSGLIGLILPLLLGNLTLIYSTTVLLFSLFFSSCIGIIFGFMPAKNASKLQPIEALTQE from the coding sequence ATGGACATTATTAAAATTAACCACCTTTACAAACAATTTGGTACTGAACACCAGAAGATAGAGATTCTCAAAGATATTAATCTTCATATTCAAAAAGGTGATTTTGTTGCCATCATCGGACAATCCGGTTCTGGAAAATCAACTTTAATGAATATTATCGGTTGCTTAGATACACTCTCTCAAGGATCTTATAAAATTCACGATCAAGAAGTGAAGGAGATGAGTGTAGATCAGCAAGCACATTTACGTTCTAAAACCTTTGGCTTTATCTTTCAGCGCTACAATCTACTTGCTAATCTTACAGCGCTAGAAAATGTAGCGCTTCCAGCTATTTATAATGGTGTAGCAACACAAGAGCGAGAATCAAGAGCGCGACAACTTCTTACTGATCTTGGGCTAGAAGAGCGCATACACAATATGCCAAATACCCTATCCGGAGGACAACAACAACGTGTTAGTATTGCCCGAGCACTGATGAATGGTGGAGAAATTATTTTGGCAGATGAGCCAACGGGCGCACTTGATTCTAAAAGTGGTAAAAAAGTCATGGAGATATTAATAGATTTACATCAAAAAGGTCATACCATTATTTTAGTCACACATGATCCGAAAATTGCTGAATATGCCAGCCGTGTCATCGAAATTAAAGACGGTGAAATTATTCAAGATATTAGACAAAATAGTAACATTAATACAGGGTTAACATATCGCGCCTCACCACGTAAAAATCGCTTTATTGAATACCAATATATGCTAATAGAATCATTCAAAATGGCCATCCAAGCTATTTTAAGTCATAAAATGCGTTCATTATTGACAATGTTAGGGATTATTATCGGTATCGCCTCTGTCGTCACAGTTATTGCCCTAGGAGAGGGCTCTACTCAAAATATCATGGCGAATATAAATGCGATGGGGACTAATACCATTGAAATATTACCAGGTAAAGATTTTGGGGATATGCATTCTAATAAAATTAAAACGCTCACTGTACAAGATGCCAATTTCCTAGAGAAACAGAGCTATATTGCAAGTACTACTCCCAATAGCAGCTCACAAGGTTTAATCTCCTTCAGTAATCAATCAGTCAATGGACAATTAAATGGCGTAGGTATGCAATACTTTGATGTAAAAGGAATTAAACTAGTATCTGGTAGATTCTTCAATGAAGATGATATTAATGACCAAAACAGTGTAATTATTATCGATCAAAATACACAAAAGCGGTTATTTGCTAATGAAGATCCTCTCGGAAAGACACTATTTTTCAACAAAAAACCATTTAAAATCATTGGAATAACACAAGAAACAAATAACATGGGGATGAATTCAGAAAATTTAAATCTTTGGGCTCCGTATACAACCGTCATGTATAAAATCACGGGTGGAAATACAATTAATTCTATTACGGTAAAAATCGCAGATCAGGTCAATTCTCAAATTGCCCAAGAGAATATCACGCAGATACTGATTACCCGCCATAACCGGCAAGATTTCTTTATGATCAATAGCGATAGTATCAAACAGACCATTGAAAGTACCACTTCTACAATGACCCTTTTAATCTCAGGAATAGCCTTCATCTCCCTTTTGGTAGGCGGAATTGGTGTCATGAATATCATGCTAGTTTCTGTTAAGGAAAGAATTAAAGAGATCGGATTACGAATGGCCATTGGCGCTCAAAATCGTAATATTTTGCAACAATTTCTCATAGAAGCTATTTTAATCTGCACAATTGGCGGAATATTAGGATTGATATTATCTGGATTAATCGGCTTAATATTACCACTATTGTTAGGAAATCTGACTTTAATCTACTCGACCACTGTTTTACTCTTCTCCCTCTTCTTCTCTAGTTGTATCGGTATTATTTTTGGTTTTATGCCAGCTAAAAATGCATCTAAACTCCAACCCATAGAAGCTTTGACCCAAGAGTAA
- a CDS encoding efflux RND transporter periplasmic adaptor subunit, with translation MKRLLKYIILLIIITSIAGYIYHIKNTAKSNFLTMPVTRGNIIKSVATTGEVTATQLVTVGAQASGQIEKIYVELGQSVKKGDLIAQIDATTQQNLYDTEQARLESYLAQLASAEVALKISQTQYEREQSLTSLQARAQSNLEDAEQAYSAAKANITEIKSFIRQTEISLNTAKVNLSYTKILSPLEGTIVSIPVEEGQTVNASMSTPTIVQIADLTKMTILMEISEGDINNLQSGMPVTYSILSMPNEQYTTILKSIDPGLTTLSNGNYEKGASSDSAIYYYGRLEVPNHDSKLRIGMTTENNIQIAEADNVLIVPISAIKNRDHKKFIRILTDTQKVVEKEVETGLADELNIEIKNGVTEGEQLILEELSNTSTPLSQGPPRMM, from the coding sequence ATGAAGCGTTTACTTAAATATATTATTTTACTGATAATCATTACTTCTATCGCAGGCTATATCTATCACATCAAAAATACAGCAAAATCTAATTTTTTGACCATGCCTGTAACTCGCGGCAACATTATAAAATCTGTTGCAACAACAGGGGAAGTTACAGCCACCCAATTAGTCACAGTTGGTGCTCAAGCCTCCGGTCAAATAGAAAAAATCTATGTTGAATTAGGGCAATCTGTCAAAAAAGGGGACTTGATTGCTCAAATAGATGCAACAACGCAACAGAATCTCTATGATACAGAGCAAGCAAGGCTTGAGAGTTATCTAGCTCAATTAGCTTCTGCAGAAGTCGCCTTGAAAATTAGCCAAACACAATATGAACGAGAACAATCTTTGACATCACTTCAGGCAAGAGCTCAATCAAATTTAGAAGATGCTGAGCAGGCTTATTCTGCAGCTAAAGCCAATATTACCGAAATAAAATCCTTCATTCGACAAACAGAAATCTCTCTAAATACCGCTAAAGTTAATCTAAGCTATACAAAGATACTCTCTCCCCTTGAAGGAACCATTGTCTCTATTCCTGTTGAAGAGGGACAAACAGTCAATGCTTCTATGTCTACTCCCACAATTGTGCAAATTGCTGATCTAACTAAAATGACTATCCTGATGGAAATTTCCGAAGGGGATATTAATAATCTTCAATCAGGTATGCCGGTTACCTACTCTATTTTATCGATGCCCAACGAACAATATACAACAATTTTAAAATCCATAGATCCCGGATTAACTACTTTAAGTAATGGAAATTATGAGAAAGGAGCGAGCTCAGATTCGGCCATCTACTATTATGGTCGCCTTGAAGTCCCCAATCATGATTCTAAATTACGTATCGGAATGACTACTGAAAATAATATACAAATTGCTGAGGCTGATAATGTATTAATCGTACCCATTTCTGCAATCAAAAATCGCGATCATAAAAAATTCATACGCATATTAACCGATACCCAAAAAGTTGTTGAAAAAGAGGTTGAAACAGGATTAGCAGATGAACTTAATATCGAGATAAAAAATGGAGTGACGGAAGGAGAACAGCTAATTTTAGAAGAATTAAGTAACACCTCTACTCCTCTCAGTCAAGGTCCACCAAGAATGATGTAA
- a CDS encoding sensor histidine kinase produces the protein MLMQHIEESTAEESLAMFDKENIPEDLSLIFWGVNNGVLVGKYQNWMLDPPKLLNRIQQINRGEETWFLYDNEVYKEAELVGWTRSVINMTHIMNLLDLMKERGILFIFPNLFLSALGGFLVTRWALKPIKKIAKAAREIGSGDLNQRIELNTANDEIGELVQEFNQMAEQLFKLIEREKQFSADVSHEIRTPIAVIITQAEYSLENHHLSKESEKALTLIVEKGQQIQKMLSQLMFLSREREQSAIMELERINLTDVVADIADQYLFKENPRHITLDLEMMPDTYVQGDLMLLSRMINNLIDNGFRYGKEYGHLFISVKRDEETKVVTLLVVDDGIGITRNNLPLIFDRFFRGDQSRTAGGSGLGLSFVKLIVELHHGRISVDSHVGKGTAFKIEIPAVV, from the coding sequence ATGTTGATGCAGCATATTGAAGAGTCTACAGCAGAAGAATCTTTAGCTATGTTTGATAAGGAGAATATACCAGAAGATCTAAGTCTCATTTTTTGGGGCGTAAATAATGGAGTTTTGGTAGGAAAGTATCAAAACTGGATGTTAGATCCTCCTAAATTACTTAATAGAATTCAGCAAATTAACCGCGGTGAAGAAACCTGGTTTTTATATGATAATGAAGTCTATAAAGAGGCTGAATTAGTAGGTTGGACTCGTTCAGTGATTAATATGACGCATATCATGAATCTACTTGATTTAATGAAAGAGCGAGGTATTTTGTTTATTTTTCCAAATTTGTTTCTTTCTGCTTTAGGTGGTTTTTTGGTGACACGTTGGGCACTGAAACCTATTAAAAAAATTGCTAAGGCAGCAAGGGAGATTGGTAGTGGAGATCTAAATCAGCGGATTGAGTTAAATACGGCGAATGATGAAATTGGGGAGTTGGTACAAGAATTTAATCAGATGGCCGAGCAACTTTTTAAACTAATTGAAAGAGAGAAACAGTTCAGTGCAGATGTTTCACATGAGATACGTACTCCGATAGCGGTTATTATTACGCAGGCAGAGTATTCATTAGAGAACCATCATCTTTCGAAGGAGAGTGAAAAGGCTTTGACCTTAATTGTGGAAAAGGGGCAGCAGATTCAAAAGATGTTATCGCAGTTGATGTTCTTATCGAGAGAGCGAGAACAGTCAGCGATAATGGAGTTAGAGCGAATTAATCTAACGGATGTCGTAGCAGATATTGCCGATCAATATCTGTTTAAAGAGAATCCTCGACACATCACTCTTGACTTAGAAATGATGCCGGATACTTATGTTCAAGGCGATTTAATGTTGCTTTCTAGGATGATTAATAATCTCATTGATAATGGTTTTCGATATGGTAAGGAATATGGGCATCTATTTATTTCAGTTAAAAGAGATGAGGAAACTAAAGTAGTTACTCTTTTGGTAGTTGATGATGGAATTGGAATTACGCGTAATAATTTACCTCTAATATTTGATCGTTTTTTTAGAGGCGATCAATCGAGAACGGCAGGGGGTTCGGGGTTAGGGCTCTCTTTTGTAAAATTAATTGTAGAGTTACATCATGGAAGAATCTCTGTGGATAGTCATGTCGGAAAGGGGACAGCCTTTAAGATTGAAATTCCTGCGGTTGTTTAA
- a CDS encoding response regulator transcription factor, with protein sequence MRLLIVEDEPNILDILAKRLTAEGYSIDTASNGQSALGFIGMNIYDCIILDVMLPIRDGFSVLKEIRGQGNQIPVLLLTAKDSVLDKVNGLDAGADDYLVKPFIYDELSARVRALVRRNTEQKTTCLHFADLSLDLVTRQVKRGEKQLDLSAKGFRILAYMMHNPNRVLTRDQIIAHVWNFDYDNDSNVIDVYIGYLRRKIDAGYDNKLLHTVRGVGYVLRESNEQN encoded by the coding sequence ATGCGATTACTAATTGTAGAAGATGAGCCTAATATCTTGGATATTTTGGCAAAGAGATTGACAGCTGAAGGTTATAGTATTGATACAGCAAGCAATGGGCAATCAGCGCTAGGATTTATTGGCATGAATATTTATGATTGCATCATATTAGATGTAATGTTGCCCATCAGAGATGGATTTTCTGTTTTGAAAGAGATCCGGGGTCAGGGTAATCAAATACCGGTTTTATTGCTTACTGCTAAAGATAGTGTTCTCGATAAAGTGAATGGGTTAGATGCAGGAGCAGATGATTATTTGGTAAAACCATTTATTTATGATGAGTTGTCTGCTCGAGTTCGGGCATTAGTACGTAGAAATACGGAACAAAAAACAACTTGTTTACATTTTGCAGATCTCTCGTTAGATTTAGTGACTCGGCAGGTCAAAAGAGGTGAAAAACAGCTCGATCTATCAGCTAAAGGGTTTAGAATTTTAGCTTATATGATGCATAATCCGAATCGAGTTTTGACACGAGATCAGATTATTGCGCATGTATGGAACTTTGATTATGACAATGATTCTAATGTAATAGATGTATATATAGGATACCTACGTCGTAAAATAGATGCAGGTTACGATAATAAATTACTTCACACGGTCCGTGGGGTTGGGTATGTGTTGAGAGAATCCAATGAACAAAATTAG
- a CDS encoding NAD(P)/FAD-dependent oxidoreductase, with protein MKKKVIVLGGNFAGLGAAQKIREYAKDEVDITVIDRKSYLLYVPNIPAEVLENRNPEYSLKMDIPTTLKKDKIDFIHAEVTKIDPKAQTVSIIPNERPGAEPHTIAYDYLVIALGAKLAYDKIEGFAEYGDTVSDFYHGNKLRKKLHDGTYKGGPIVVGSARFHQGDGAKGLEPYPGGQIPDAMAACEGPPVEISLGLADWLVRHKMGDASKITITTPGEMIAEDAGDKVVPQLLEVAGKMGFKYVNNTKDIVKLTKDSIVFANGTELPAELKIVFPDWEAHDFLKGLEISDNQGFIITDLLMRNPKYKNIFAAGDCAAVTMPKLGAIGHQQCEIIGRQVALDLGKMDAEKANEPLKPWVFCIGDIGSGKGFYIRSNSWFGGDTQVLKMGRVPYMLKMQYKTLFFETDGKVPVWGNDVAEIMAEKV; from the coding sequence ATGAAGAAAAAAGTCATTGTTTTAGGGGGTAACTTCGCAGGCTTAGGCGCTGCACAAAAAATTCGTGAATATGCCAAAGATGAGGTAGATATTACGGTTATTGACCGCAAATCATATCTACTTTATGTCCCGAATATTCCAGCTGAGGTATTAGAAAATCGTAATCCCGAGTACTCACTCAAAATGGATATTCCTACTACTTTGAAAAAAGATAAAATCGATTTTATCCATGCCGAAGTGACGAAGATTGACCCAAAAGCACAGACTGTGTCCATTATTCCAAATGAGCGTCCTGGTGCTGAACCACATACGATTGCCTATGATTATCTCGTCATTGCATTAGGTGCAAAACTCGCTTACGACAAAATAGAAGGTTTTGCCGAGTACGGTGATACTGTTTCTGACTTCTATCATGGTAATAAACTACGCAAAAAACTACACGATGGGACTTATAAAGGTGGTCCTATTGTTGTGGGTTCTGCAAGATTCCACCAAGGTGATGGTGCGAAAGGACTTGAGCCGTATCCTGGCGGGCAGATTCCAGATGCAATGGCTGCTTGTGAAGGCCCACCTGTTGAGATCAGCCTGGGTTTAGCGGATTGGCTTGTACGTCATAAAATGGGCGATGCGTCTAAGATCACGATCACAACACCCGGTGAGATGATCGCCGAAGATGCCGGCGATAAGGTTGTGCCACAATTGCTAGAAGTTGCCGGTAAAATGGGCTTCAAGTATGTCAATAACACCAAAGACATCGTTAAATTAACGAAGGATTCTATTGTGTTTGCAAATGGTACAGAACTACCTGCAGAATTGAAGATCGTTTTCCCTGACTGGGAAGCACATGATTTCCTAAAAGGTTTAGAGATTAGCGATAATCAAGGCTTTATTATCACTGACCTTTTAATGCGTAATCCTAAATACAAAAATATCTTCGCTGCCGGTGATTGTGCAGCAGTTACAATGCCCAAACTAGGGGCAATCGGCCATCAACAATGTGAAATCATCGGCCGACAAGTGGCTCTTGATCTTGGCAAAATGGATGCAGAAAAAGCCAATGAGCCCCTCAAACCTTGGGTATTTTGTATTGGTGATATTGGAAGCGGCAAAGGCTTCTATATTCGCTCAAATTCTTGGTTTGGTGGCGATACACAGGTTCTCAAGATGGGTCGTGTTCCTTATATGCTCAAAATGCAATATAAAACCCTCTTCTTTGAAACCGACGGTAAAGTTCCTGTTTGGGGGAATGATGTGGCTGAAATTATGGCAGAAAAAGTTTAA